The following proteins are encoded in a genomic region of Streptococcus equi subsp. equi:
- the eno gene encoding Enolase, protein MSIITDVYAREVLDSRGNPTLEVEVYTESGAFGRGMVPSGASTGEHEAVELRDGDKSRYLGLGTQKAVDNVNNIIAEAIIGYDVRDQQAIDRAMIALDGTPNKGKLGANAILGVSIAVARAAADYLEVPLYTYLGGFNTKVLPTPMMNIINGGSHSDAPIAFQEFMIMPVGAPTFKEGLRWGAEVFHALKKILKARGLVTAVGDEGGFAPKFEGTEDGVETILKAIEAAGYEAGENGIMIGFDCASSEFYDKERKVYDYTKFEGEGAAVRTSAEQIDYLEELVNKYPIITIEDGMDENDWEGWKALTERLGKRVQLVGDDFFVTNTEYLARGIKEGAANSILIKVNQIGTLTETFEAIEMAKEAGYTAVVSHRSGETEDSTIADIAVATNAGQIKTGSLSRTDRIAKYNQLLRIEDQLGEVAQYKGIKSFYNLKK, encoded by the coding sequence ATGTCAATTATTACTGATGTTTACGCTCGCGAAGTCCTTGACTCACGCGGTAACCCAACACTTGAAGTGGAAGTTTATACTGAATCAGGTGCTTTCGGACGTGGTATGGTTCCTTCAGGAGCTTCTACTGGTGAGCATGAAGCAGTAGAACTTCGTGATGGCGACAAATCTCGTTACCTTGGTCTTGGTACTCAAAAGGCAGTTGACAACGTTAACAACATTATCGCTGAAGCGATCATTGGTTATGATGTTCGCGATCAACAAGCTATTGACAGAGCCATGATCGCTCTTGACGGTACTCCAAACAAAGGTAAGCTTGGTGCTAATGCTATTCTTGGTGTGTCTATCGCTGTAGCGCGTGCTGCTGCTGACTACCTTGAGGTGCCACTTTACACTTACCTTGGAGGATTCAATACTAAGGTTCTTCCAACTCCTATGATGAATATTATCAACGGTGGTTCTCACTCAGACGCTCCAATTGCTTTCCAAGAGTTCATGATTATGCCAGTTGGTGCACCTACCTTCAAAGAAGGTCTTCGTTGGGGTGCTGAGGTATTCCATGCTCTTAAGAAAATCCTTAAAGCGCGTGGACTTGTTACTGCTGTTGGTGACGAAGGTGGATTTGCTCCTAAATTTGAAGGAACTGAAGATGGTGTAGAAACAATCCTTAAGGCTATCGAAGCTGCTGGCTATGAAGCTGGTGAAAATGGTATCATGATTGGTTTTGACTGTGCGTCATCAGAATTCTACGATAAAGAGCGCAAAGTCTACGACTACACTAAGTTTGAAGGTGAAGGCGCTGCTGTTCGTACATCTGCAGAGCAAATTGACTACCTTGAAGAATTGGTTAACAAATACCCAATTATCACAATCGAAGACGGTATGGACGAAAATGACTGGGAAGGCTGGAAAGCACTTACTGAGCGCCTAGGCAAACGTGTTCAATTGGTTGGTGATGACTTCTTCGTTACAAACACTGAATACCTTGCTCGTGGTATCAAAGAAGGTGCAGCTAACTCAATCCTTATCAAGGTTAACCAAATCGGTACTTTGACTGAAACCTTTGAAGCTATCGAAATGGCTAAGGAAGCTGGCTACACTGCTGTTGTATCACACCGCTCAGGTGAAACTGAAGATTCAACAATCGCTGACATCGCAGTGGCAACAAACGCTGGCCAAATCAAAACAGGTTCATTGTCACGTACTGACCGTATCGCTAAATACAACCAATTGCTTCGCATCGAAGATCAACTTGGTGAAGTTGCACAATACAAAGGGATCAAATCATTCTACAACCTTAAAAAATAA
- a CDS encoding RelB protein, with translation MSTVTIRLNQEEEIFFKSYAQLTGQSLSSLFKKALERDIEDEYDLKIYHQAYAEYKADPETISHADFKKELGL, from the coding sequence ATGAGTACAGTTACTATCAGATTAAATCAAGAAGAAGAAATATTTTTCAAAAGTTACGCCCAACTCACAGGGCAAAGTTTATCAAGTCTATTTAAAAAAGCCCTTGAGCGGGATATTGAAGATGAGTATGATTTAAAAATCTATCATCAAGCCTATGCTGAATATAAAGCAGACCCTGAGACAATTAGCCATGCTGATTTTAAGAAAGAGCTAGGCTTATAA
- the dagK_1 gene encoding lipid kinase, which produces MKKQMRARLIYNPTSGQEIMKKNVAEVLDILEGFGYETSAFQTTAAKHSALKEARRAAKAGFDLLIAAGGDGTINEVVNGIAPLEKRPKMAIIPAGTTNDFARALKVPRGNPVEAAKLIGKNQTIRMDIGRAKKDTYFINISAAGSLTELTYSVPSQLKTMFGYLAYLAKGVELLPRVSNVPVKITHDHGIFEGEVSMIFAAITNSVGGFEKIAPDAKLDDGMFTLILIKTANLFEIVHLLRLIIDGGKHVTDRRVEYIKTSKITIEPQSDKRMMINLDGEYGGDAPITLENLKNHITFFANTDLISDDALVLDQEELEIEEMVKKFAHEVEDLEQGLEE; this is translated from the coding sequence ATGAAAAAACAAATGAGGGCTCGTCTGATTTACAATCCAACCTCTGGTCAAGAAATCATGAAAAAAAACGTTGCAGAGGTGCTGGATATTTTGGAAGGCTTTGGCTATGAAACCTCTGCCTTTCAAACGACAGCAGCTAAGCACTCAGCCTTAAAGGAAGCAAGAAGGGCAGCTAAAGCAGGCTTTGACCTCTTGATTGCTGCTGGTGGAGATGGTACGATCAACGAAGTAGTCAATGGCATTGCTCCCCTAGAGAAAAGACCTAAGATGGCGATTATTCCAGCAGGAACCACCAATGATTTTGCTAGGGCCTTAAAGGTACCAAGAGGCAATCCCGTTGAGGCCGCTAAGCTGATTGGTAAAAATCAAACCATCCGCATGGATATAGGACGTGCTAAAAAGGATACTTATTTTATCAACATTTCAGCCGCAGGAAGCCTGACAGAGCTGACCTATAGTGTCCCTAGTCAGCTCAAAACCATGTTTGGCTACCTGGCTTATCTGGCTAAGGGAGTGGAGCTCTTGCCTCGAGTGAGTAATGTTCCGGTGAAAATCACGCATGATCATGGCATTTTTGAGGGAGAGGTATCAATGATTTTTGCAGCCATCACTAATTCTGTTGGTGGCTTTGAAAAGATTGCCCCAGATGCTAAGCTAGATGATGGCATGTTTACCCTTATTTTGATTAAAACAGCCAACCTGTTTGAAATTGTGCACCTGCTGCGGTTGATCATTGACGGTGGTAAGCATGTTACGGATCGCCGCGTCGAATACATTAAAACCAGTAAAATCACCATTGAGCCCCAATCAGATAAGCGCATGATGATTAATTTAGATGGTGAATATGGTGGTGATGCGCCAATTACCCTAGAAAACTTAAAAAATCACATCACCTTTTTTGCAAATACTGATTTGATTTCAGATGATGCCCTTGTCCTAGACCAAGAGGAGCTGGAAATCGAAGAAATGGTCAAGAAATTTGCGCATGAGGTAGAGGATTTAGAGCAGGGATTGGAGGAATAG
- a CDS encoding endonuclease/exonuclease/phosphatase family surface anchored protein gives MSNKKFFTYASLLALIAVPTVVEEVTAQPSAQLVYADELRLSPSTDSSPVTKTDEADQPVAQSVSATEPVEALVIADKESALNPAVLADADGSQPIAVVRAGQEGQPYTVTGKIISAVNGWGGHGFYIQDSQGSGLYIYPGSALGYVTGDVVQLTGTLTTYKGELQLKTITKHHKINGELPTPIAEVTIPELEKASPSTLVKLSNVTVGDISSDKHETSSFKVSDTAGNSVAVRLDNRTGVKTSDLLSKIGKGDVINLTAIHSTFDGKLQLKPFSLEQFEVVKKVVREEEVTPLGRVVKIGQIQGASHTSPLLNQAVTVKEVVVTYLDDATHFYVQDINGDNDKATSDGIRVFAQNAQVQAGDVLTISGTVEEFFGKGYDDRKQTDLTITQIKASKVTKTGTAQVPAPLVLGKDRVAPANIIDNDGFSVFDPEEDAIDFWESLEGMLVAVDNAKILGPMSHKEIYVLPGSSTRVLTNSGGILLPETGYNTDLIPVLFKKGKQTIKAGDSYQGRLAGPVSYSYGNYKVFVDDSSRMPVLVDGQLKPEKTHIKKDLSKLSIASYNIENFSANPSSTKDEKVRRIAESFIYDLNAPDIIGLIEVQDNNGPTDDGTTDATQSAQRLIDAIKALGGPAYQYVDIAPENNADGGQPGSNIRTGFLYQPGRVSLSDKPRGGVNDAVKWVNGELSLSVGRIDPTNPAWNSVRKSLAAEFIFQGHKVVVVANHLNSKRGDNSLYGRVQPVTFKSEERRHVLARLLSQFTKEGASQQANIVMLGDFNDYEFTKTIKLIEEGDMANLVSRHELSDRYSYFYRGNNQTLDNMLVSRNLLGRYEFDMVHVNSPFMEAHGRASDHDPLLLQLSFGKDKPAAPSDQPKKTPAPAATTQASKAGRAQLLPKTGDKTALMVSILGLTAVFSSFSLFRKCQERK, from the coding sequence ATGTCGAATAAGAAATTTTTTACTTATGCTTCATTATTGGCATTAATCGCTGTTCCTACTGTGGTTGAAGAGGTGACTGCACAGCCTTCAGCTCAGCTTGTTTATGCAGATGAGCTAAGGCTATCACCAAGTACCGACTCATCTCCAGTAACAAAGACCGATGAGGCTGATCAGCCAGTTGCTCAATCTGTTTCTGCGACAGAACCAGTAGAGGCTCTTGTTATTGCGGATAAAGAAAGCGCTTTAAATCCTGCTGTTCTAGCTGATGCCGATGGAAGTCAGCCGATTGCAGTGGTTAGAGCTGGTCAAGAGGGTCAGCCTTATACCGTTACTGGCAAAATCATCAGTGCTGTTAATGGCTGGGGTGGTCATGGCTTTTATATCCAGGACAGTCAGGGATCAGGTCTTTACATTTATCCAGGAAGTGCTTTGGGGTACGTGACTGGTGATGTGGTGCAGCTGACAGGAACACTGACTACTTACAAGGGTGAGCTTCAGCTTAAAACGATTACAAAGCATCATAAGATTAATGGCGAATTACCAACACCTATTGCTGAGGTAACCATTCCGGAGCTAGAAAAAGCAAGCCCGTCTACCCTGGTGAAGCTTTCAAATGTGACTGTTGGAGACATTTCATCAGATAAGCACGAAACCTCCTCTTTTAAGGTCAGCGATACAGCTGGCAATAGTGTTGCGGTGCGTCTTGATAATCGTACAGGTGTTAAGACCTCTGACTTACTCTCTAAAATTGGCAAGGGTGATGTGATTAATCTGACAGCTATTCACTCAACCTTTGATGGGAAGCTCCAGCTCAAGCCCTTTAGCCTTGAGCAATTTGAGGTAGTAAAGAAGGTTGTTCGAGAAGAAGAGGTGACTCCTCTTGGTCGAGTGGTTAAAATCGGCCAAATTCAAGGTGCCAGCCACACCTCACCGCTCTTGAATCAAGCTGTAACAGTAAAAGAGGTGGTGGTGACCTATCTTGATGATGCAACTCATTTCTATGTGCAAGATATTAATGGTGACAACGATAAGGCGACCTCAGACGGTATTCGTGTCTTTGCTCAAAATGCTCAGGTGCAGGCTGGTGATGTGCTGACCATTTCCGGAACAGTGGAGGAGTTCTTTGGCAAAGGCTACGATGACCGTAAGCAGACGGATCTGACCATTACGCAAATCAAGGCATCTAAGGTCACTAAAACAGGGACTGCTCAGGTACCAGCTCCGCTTGTGCTAGGTAAGGATCGTGTTGCTCCAGCTAATATCATTGATAATGATGGCTTTAGTGTTTTTGATCCAGAAGAGGACGCTATTGATTTTTGGGAATCCTTGGAGGGAATGCTTGTTGCCGTTGATAATGCCAAGATTTTAGGGCCGATGTCTCATAAGGAAATTTATGTGTTACCAGGGTCATCAACTCGAGTGCTGACTAACTCAGGTGGTATTTTACTTCCTGAGACAGGCTATAATACAGACCTGATTCCTGTTCTCTTTAAAAAAGGAAAGCAAACCATCAAAGCTGGTGATTCCTATCAGGGACGACTTGCAGGTCCGGTATCATATAGCTATGGTAATTATAAGGTGTTTGTCGATGACAGCAGTCGTATGCCAGTCTTGGTTGATGGTCAGCTGAAGCCTGAAAAGACACACATCAAGAAGGACCTTAGCAAGCTAAGCATTGCCTCATACAACATTGAAAACTTCTCAGCAAACCCATCATCAACAAAAGACGAGAAGGTAAGGCGCATTGCAGAATCCTTCATCTATGACCTAAATGCTCCTGATATTATTGGTCTCATCGAGGTTCAGGACAATAATGGACCTACTGATGATGGCACAACAGATGCAACACAAAGCGCTCAGCGCTTGATTGATGCCATCAAGGCCTTAGGTGGACCAGCTTATCAATATGTGGATATTGCTCCGGAAAATAACGCTGATGGTGGGCAGCCGGGCAGTAATATTCGGACAGGCTTCCTGTATCAGCCAGGACGTGTCAGCCTTTCTGATAAGCCTAGAGGTGGTGTTAATGATGCGGTGAAATGGGTAAATGGTGAGCTAAGCTTGAGTGTTGGACGTATTGACCCAACAAATCCTGCTTGGAATAGTGTTAGAAAATCATTGGCTGCTGAGTTTATTTTCCAAGGCCACAAGGTTGTGGTGGTTGCCAATCATTTGAATTCCAAACGAGGCGACAATTCATTATATGGACGTGTTCAGCCGGTAACCTTTAAATCAGAGGAAAGACGTCATGTCTTAGCAAGGCTTTTGAGCCAATTTACTAAGGAAGGTGCTAGTCAGCAGGCTAATATCGTTATGTTGGGTGACTTTAACGATTATGAGTTTACGAAGACCATTAAGCTGATTGAAGAAGGAGATATGGCAAATTTGGTGAGCAGGCATGAGCTTTCTGACCGTTATTCTTACTTCTATAGAGGAAATAACCAAACGCTTGATAACATGCTTGTTTCACGCAATTTGCTTGGTCGCTACGAGTTTGACATGGTTCATGTGAATTCACCATTTATGGAAGCGCATGGACGTGCTTCTGATCATGATCCGTTGCTTCTTCAGCTCTCCTTTGGAAAAGACAAGCCAGCAGCACCATCAGATCAGCCAAAGAAAACACCAGCACCAGCTGCGACAACTCAAGCCTCTAAGGCAGGACGTGCACAGCTATTGCCAAAAACAGGTGATAAGACAGCGCTTATGGTAAGTATTTTAGGCTTAACAGCTGTCTTTAGCTCCTTTAGCCTGTTTAGGAAATGTCAGGAAAGGAAGTAA
- a CDS encoding plasmid stabilisation system protein, with protein MYRIEYSKKAQKQIKKVDKQIQRLLFAWIDKYLEGTDNPRANGKGLTGNHANEWRYRIGDYRLICDIQDDKMVVLALEFGHRKDIY; from the coding sequence ATGTACCGTATAGAGTATTCTAAAAAGGCTCAAAAGCAGATTAAGAAAGTAGATAAGCAAATTCAGAGGTTGCTATTTGCTTGGATTGATAAGTATTTAGAGGGAACAGATAACCCACGCGCAAATGGCAAAGGTTTGACCGGAAATCATGCTAATGAGTGGCGTTATCGTATTGGTGATTATAGGCTTATTTGTGATATTCAAGATGATAAGATGGTTGTTTTAGCGCTTGAGTTTGGGCATCGTAAAGATATTTACTAA
- the yjjG gene encoding haloacid dehalogenase, which produces MGSTLIDESLAFNAFMKQWRISLARCGKQLTREELLSSINMLTAAGICEFDLLWQRLAPKGCQRPKWSHQLERLFADTKPCLQVLSETYQLGIIANQAKGLKERLERFGISHYFALMISSSDVGLQKPDLALFRYALDQAGVLARDAVYIGDRVDNDIIPAKALGMRAVRIHQGLAASSPDDRLYPSDVHISKLSDLLECF; this is translated from the coding sequence GTGGGCTCAACCTTGATTGATGAATCCCTTGCTTTTAATGCGTTTATGAAGCAGTGGCGTATCAGTCTAGCTCGTTGTGGAAAGCAATTAACTAGAGAAGAATTACTATCCTCAATCAATATGCTGACAGCCGCAGGGATTTGTGAGTTTGATTTGCTGTGGCAGCGTCTTGCTCCTAAGGGGTGTCAGCGTCCCAAATGGAGCCATCAGCTGGAGAGGCTCTTTGCGGATACAAAGCCTTGTCTACAGGTCTTGTCTGAGACTTATCAGCTTGGGATTATTGCTAATCAGGCAAAGGGTCTAAAAGAGCGCTTAGAGAGGTTTGGGATTAGTCATTATTTTGCCCTTATGATATCTTCTTCTGATGTGGGGCTACAAAAGCCTGATCTTGCTCTGTTTCGCTATGCACTTGATCAAGCAGGCGTATTAGCGCGTGATGCTGTTTATATTGGGGATCGTGTTGACAATGATATTATTCCTGCTAAGGCATTGGGAATGAGAGCTGTCAGGATTCATCAAGGGCTTGCTGCGTCCAGTCCAGATGATAGGCTTTATCCTAGTGATGTCCATATTAGCAAACTTAGTGACCTGTTAGAATGCTTTTAA
- the amyX_1 gene encoding pullulanase — MDNAVIVHYHSCKGHYFQLSLWQWRDGKLGKDAYFSRFDSFGAVAYLTYPAPYFLSHAYVIVKDQFWQHQTVDFRIERDYGVPKTEVWLVDGDPTVYYSRQAAVASRHDGRCDVHAFDMAVNSQAFDKRWGFSGWLGFRYQPEETSFRLWAPTAEKVELILYASTDERASVAKVLPMQRGQQYSPDHHAENTCGVWDISLRGDYNYHAYCYRVYYRRRTFRDTRDPYAIATTANGKRSIVIAPEHLRPQGFSVKQGKEATWRLDNPNQAVIYEMHVRDFSKSETSGVSLANRGKFKGLIETGTRNAFGDSTCFDYVKSLGITHIQLQPVFDHHQFFDENGDYAYNWGYDPENYNVPAASFTSNPHEPATRILELKEVIQAYHDAGINVIMDVVYNHTYSSRESAFQLTVPDYYYRMNPNGSFQNGSGCGNETASEKEMYRKYMLDSILYWTNEFNIDGFRFDLMGLHDIDTMNLIRQELDKIDPRILVFGEGWDMGVGLAAEQKAKKEMPAKCLESALLMMISVMQLRGQRSMGA, encoded by the coding sequence ATGGATAATGCAGTTATTGTTCATTATCATAGTTGCAAGGGACATTATTTTCAATTAAGTCTATGGCAATGGCGAGATGGTAAGCTGGGCAAGGACGCTTATTTTTCGAGGTTTGACAGCTTTGGAGCAGTTGCTTATCTCACTTATCCAGCACCTTATTTTTTGAGTCATGCTTATGTGATTGTAAAGGATCAGTTTTGGCAGCATCAAACCGTTGATTTTCGGATTGAGCGTGATTATGGGGTTCCAAAGACTGAGGTGTGGCTTGTTGATGGTGATCCTACGGTTTATTATTCGAGACAGGCTGCTGTGGCTAGTCGACATGATGGTAGATGTGATGTGCATGCCTTTGATATGGCTGTCAATAGTCAGGCCTTTGACAAGCGCTGGGGCTTTAGTGGCTGGCTAGGCTTTCGCTATCAGCCTGAGGAGACGTCTTTTCGTTTGTGGGCTCCAACAGCAGAAAAGGTTGAGCTCATTCTCTATGCTTCGACTGATGAGAGAGCTAGTGTTGCCAAGGTTTTGCCCATGCAGCGTGGGCAGCAGTACTCGCCAGATCATCATGCAGAAAACACATGTGGTGTGTGGGACATCAGCCTAAGAGGTGATTATAATTACCATGCTTATTGCTACCGGGTTTATTATCGCAGGCGTACCTTTAGAGACACTAGGGATCCTTATGCGATCGCAACGACAGCAAATGGCAAAAGGTCAATTGTCATTGCACCGGAGCATTTAAGACCGCAGGGCTTTTCAGTGAAGCAGGGTAAGGAGGCTACCTGGCGCTTAGACAATCCTAATCAGGCGGTGATCTATGAAATGCATGTTCGCGACTTTTCAAAATCAGAAACCTCGGGCGTTAGCTTGGCTAATCGTGGCAAATTTAAGGGGCTGATTGAGACAGGCACGCGCAATGCTTTTGGAGATTCAACCTGCTTTGATTATGTCAAGTCCCTTGGCATTACGCATATTCAGCTCCAGCCGGTCTTTGACCATCATCAATTCTTTGATGAAAATGGAGATTATGCCTATAATTGGGGCTATGACCCTGAAAATTACAATGTTCCAGCAGCCAGCTTTACCAGTAATCCGCATGAGCCAGCTACCCGTATCCTGGAATTAAAGGAGGTCATTCAGGCTTATCATGATGCAGGCATCAATGTGATCATGGACGTGGTGTACAATCATACCTACTCATCAAGAGAGTCAGCCTTTCAGCTGACGGTTCCGGATTATTATTACCGTATGAATCCTAATGGCTCCTTTCAAAATGGCTCTGGCTGTGGCAATGAAACGGCTAGTGAAAAGGAAATGTATCGCAAATACATGCTTGATTCGATCCTATATTGGACCAATGAGTTTAACATTGATGGCTTCAGGTTTGATCTGATGGGCTTACACGATATTGACACCATGAATCTTATCCGACAAGAGCTAGATAAGATTGACCCAAGGATACTTGTTTTTGGTGAGGGCTGGGATATGGGAGTTGGTCTGGCAGCTGAGCAGAAGGCTAAAAAGGAAATGCCAGCCAAATGCCTGGAATCGGCTTTATTAATGATGATCAGCGTAATGCAGTTAAGGGGGCAGAGGTCTATGGGAGCTTAG
- the ligA gene encoding NAD-dependent DNA ligase LigA, translated as MKKRIRELTDLLNQYRQEYYTNDAPSVSDSEYDKLYRELVELEQTYPAYILKDSPTQLVGSTILTGFQKYQHQYPLFSLQDAFSREELNAFDQRIKSAFPEAEYLAELKIDGLSISLVYEAGVLKVGATRGDGTIGENITENIKNIKDIPKRLSQALDVTIRGEAYMSRQAFKTINEERQENGEPEFANPRNAAAGTLRQLDTRIVAKRQLATFLYQEVGLETADSQQKTLERLADLGFSVNSHYLLSSSMNDIWDFIQSIEASREELPYEIDGVVVKVNQLAIQEELGFTVKAPRWAIAYKFPAEEKEAEIVSVDWTVGRTGVVTPTANLTPVQLAGTTVSRATLHNVDYIAEKDIRIGDTVVVYKAGDIIPAVLRVVEAKRRDQAPMPIPTACPSCQSQLVHFEDEVALRCINPLCPSLVQRSLEHFASRQAMNIAGLGPAVVEKLYSAGLVHDVADIYRLSLEDLLTLDGIKEKSAEKLLAAIEQSKANSAEKLLFGLGIRHIGAKASRLILEAYGDLEALLAVTAEELAQIDGLGLVIGQSLVQYFQQEQAAQLLAELKSAGVNLAYLGQRPDQQAALFGLTVVLTGKLEKLNRTQAMEKLEQLGAKVTGSVSKKTDLVVAGSEAGSKLAKAQQLGIRIEDEDWLLNL; from the coding sequence ATGAAAAAACGCATAAGAGAATTGACTGATCTGTTAAATCAATACCGTCAGGAGTATTACACCAATGACGCTCCTTCTGTATCTGATAGTGAGTATGATAAGCTTTATCGTGAGCTTGTAGAGCTGGAGCAGACCTATCCAGCCTATATCCTAAAGGACAGCCCCACACAGCTGGTGGGCAGTACGATTTTGACAGGATTTCAGAAATATCAGCACCAGTATCCGCTCTTTAGTTTGCAGGATGCTTTTTCACGTGAAGAGCTTAACGCCTTTGATCAGCGGATCAAATCAGCCTTTCCTGAGGCTGAATACCTTGCTGAGCTAAAAATTGATGGCTTGTCCATTTCGCTGGTTTATGAGGCTGGTGTTCTAAAGGTTGGAGCGACACGTGGCGATGGGACTATTGGCGAGAATATCACTGAAAACATTAAGAATATTAAGGATATTCCCAAACGGCTAAGTCAAGCACTTGATGTGACGATACGGGGGGAGGCCTATATGTCGCGTCAGGCCTTTAAGACGATCAATGAAGAGCGTCAGGAAAATGGTGAGCCAGAATTTGCCAATCCAAGAAATGCAGCGGCAGGAACCTTGAGGCAGCTGGATACTAGGATTGTTGCCAAGCGACAGCTAGCAACCTTTTTGTATCAGGAGGTAGGCCTAGAAACTGCTGATAGCCAGCAAAAGACCTTGGAGCGCTTGGCCGATTTAGGCTTTTCGGTCAATAGCCACTATCTGCTGTCCTCATCGATGAATGACATTTGGGACTTTATCCAGAGCATTGAAGCTAGTAGAGAAGAGCTACCTTATGAGATTGATGGTGTGGTGGTCAAGGTTAATCAGTTGGCGATCCAAGAGGAACTTGGCTTTACCGTCAAGGCACCACGCTGGGCTATTGCTTATAAGTTTCCAGCAGAAGAAAAGGAAGCTGAGATTGTATCTGTGGATTGGACGGTTGGCCGAACAGGTGTGGTCACACCAACAGCTAATTTGACCCCTGTGCAGCTGGCAGGCACCACTGTCAGTCGAGCGACCTTGCATAATGTTGATTATATCGCAGAAAAGGATATTCGCATTGGGGATACGGTGGTGGTGTATAAGGCTGGAGATATTATTCCAGCTGTTTTGCGGGTGGTTGAGGCTAAGCGTAGGGATCAGGCTCCAATGCCCATTCCTACAGCCTGTCCTTCCTGCCAGAGTCAGCTGGTGCATTTTGAGGACGAGGTAGCTTTGCGTTGCATTAACCCCTTGTGTCCGAGCTTGGTTCAACGGAGCTTGGAGCATTTTGCCAGTCGTCAGGCGATGAATATCGCTGGTCTTGGTCCAGCGGTTGTTGAAAAGCTTTATTCTGCTGGCCTGGTGCATGATGTGGCAGATATTTACCGACTAAGCTTGGAGGATTTGCTGACGCTAGATGGTATCAAGGAAAAGTCGGCTGAAAAGCTCTTGGCAGCTATTGAACAATCAAAGGCAAACTCAGCTGAAAAGCTCTTGTTTGGACTTGGTATTCGTCATATTGGCGCAAAGGCTAGTCGTCTGATATTAGAGGCTTACGGTGATTTAGAGGCGCTGTTAGCTGTAACCGCTGAAGAGCTCGCTCAGATTGACGGGCTTGGTCTAGTGATCGGACAATCCCTGGTGCAGTATTTTCAGCAAGAGCAAGCCGCTCAGCTGCTAGCTGAATTAAAATCAGCTGGGGTTAATCTGGCTTATTTAGGCCAAAGGCCTGATCAACAGGCTGCGCTGTTTGGTTTAACGGTGGTATTGACAGGAAAATTAGAAAAGCTAAACCGTACCCAAGCCATGGAAAAGCTAGAGCAGCTTGGTGCTAAGGTAACAGGAAGCGTTTCTAAAAAAACAGATTTAGTGGTTGCTGGCAGCGAGGCAGGCTCTAAGCTGGCTAAGGCCCAGCAGCTGGGTATCAGAATTGAAGATGAGGATTGGTTGCTCAATCTTTAG
- a CDS encoding transposase, giving the protein MKIIGLFEYPKSSIRLIMKSDQTIIRKCLMEQIHHTTLLIGIKDQNITLNKTIQHDTHIEVSATLDYQSPRCRHCKGKQIIYDFQKPSKIPFIDIWGFPSLIRLKKRRRPSSPLVLSYQSPTTVDMKLKLKAL; this is encoded by the coding sequence ATGAAGATTATAGGGCTTTTTGAGTACCCAAAAAGTTCCATAAGGCTTATCATGAAAAGCGACCAGACCATCATTAGAAAGTGTCTTATGGAACAGATTCATCATACCACACTACTCATCGGAATCAAAGATCAAAATATCACCTTGAATAAGACTATCCAGCACGATACTCATATCGAAGTCAGCGCTACACTGGACTATCAGTCTCCTAGGTGTAGACACTGCAAAGGGAAACAAATCATATACGACTTCCAGAAACCTTCTAAAATTCCCTTCATCGACATTTGGGGATTCCCTAGCCTTATCCGATTGAAAAAGAGAAGGCGACCTTCGTCTCCTCTCGTGCTTAGCTATCAGTCACCCACTACAGTTGACATGAAGCTAAAACTAAAAGCACTCTAG
- a CDS encoding hypothetical cytosolic protein: MDSLDTRLLKGASGENRFDPDQQRYYLGTYAERIVLALPLTEVDHEKAKGYITAQLPHLKEAYFPLSFKLSSEFGSAYQMYYMKLAQQNALSATIVDEKGAVSPFALIIHSDHAITKEETNLKAILDKPSDNKPAEQTKTKGKSLWQRLFH, translated from the coding sequence ATGGATTCATTAGATACAAGACTCTTAAAGGGAGCTTCAGGAGAAAACCGATTTGACCCCGACCAACAACGCTATTATTTAGGGACCTATGCTGAAAGGATTGTCTTAGCGCTTCCCTTGACAGAGGTTGATCATGAAAAGGCTAAAGGCTACATCACAGCCCAGCTGCCTCACCTCAAAGAGGCTTATTTCCCCTTGTCATTCAAATTATCCTCTGAATTCGGCTCTGCTTATCAAATGTACTATATGAAATTGGCCCAACAAAACGCTCTATCTGCCACTATTGTAGATGAGAAAGGAGCTGTCTCTCCTTTTGCTCTGATCATTCATAGTGATCATGCCATCACCAAAGAGGAAACCAATCTCAAGGCTATACTAGACAAGCCCTCTGACAATAAGCCTGCTGAACAAACAAAGACTAAGGGCAAATCCCTCTGGCAGAGGCTCTTTCACTAG